A window of the Halobacterium hubeiense genome harbors these coding sequences:
- a CDS encoding molybdopterin molybdotransferase MoeA, with protein sequence MTEHDRHDAGFKERTRVEAARERLLDRVAVHDRTERVPLLDADGRTVATAVTAERDVPHYRRAAMDGFAVRAEDTFGASDRSPAVLRGDEAERVHTGSAVPEWADAVVMIEQADTASGDVEVFSAVGEGENVAPIGEDVEAGDRLYEPGHRLRPSDLGLLKSVGLREVEVYERPDVAVIPTGEELVQDDPEPGEVVETNGLTVSRLAERWGASARYEDVVTDDEDALADAIEANVDADVVVTTGGSSVGERDLIPEVVDNLGEVFVHGVALRPGHPVALGEVAGTLVVMLPGYPVACIVNAVQFLRPALKRVGGMPLDDPPSVQARLDGKIRSEPGVRTFARVRLREDGEETVAEPVSASGSGVLSSVALADGWVVVPEQTEGIDAGETVAVENWEAHR encoded by the coding sequence ATGACCGAACACGACCGGCACGACGCCGGCTTCAAGGAACGAACGCGCGTCGAGGCCGCGCGCGAGCGGCTGCTCGACCGCGTGGCGGTCCACGACCGCACCGAGCGCGTCCCTCTCCTCGACGCGGACGGGCGGACGGTCGCGACCGCCGTCACCGCCGAGCGGGACGTCCCGCACTACCGCCGGGCGGCGATGGACGGGTTCGCGGTGCGCGCCGAGGACACGTTCGGCGCGAGCGACCGGTCGCCCGCGGTCCTCCGCGGGGACGAGGCCGAGCGCGTGCACACGGGGAGCGCGGTCCCGGAGTGGGCGGATGCAGTCGTGATGATAGAGCAGGCCGACACCGCCAGCGGTGACGTCGAAGTGTTCTCGGCGGTCGGCGAGGGCGAGAACGTCGCGCCCATCGGTGAGGACGTCGAAGCGGGCGACCGGCTCTACGAGCCCGGCCACCGCCTCCGGCCCTCCGACCTCGGGCTGCTGAAGTCCGTCGGCCTGCGCGAGGTCGAGGTGTACGAGCGCCCGGACGTTGCCGTGATTCCGACCGGCGAGGAGCTCGTGCAGGACGACCCCGAGCCCGGCGAGGTCGTGGAGACGAACGGGCTCACCGTCTCGCGGCTCGCGGAGCGCTGGGGCGCGAGCGCCCGCTACGAGGACGTCGTGACCGACGACGAGGACGCGCTCGCGGACGCCATCGAAGCGAACGTGGACGCCGACGTGGTGGTGACCACCGGCGGCTCCTCGGTGGGCGAGCGCGACCTCATCCCGGAAGTCGTGGATAATCTCGGCGAGGTGTTTGTCCACGGCGTCGCGCTGCGGCCCGGCCATCCGGTCGCGCTCGGGGAAGTCGCGGGGACGCTCGTAGTGATGCTGCCGGGCTACCCGGTCGCGTGCATCGTGAACGCCGTGCAGTTCCTCCGACCCGCACTCAAGCGCGTCGGCGGAATGCCGCTCGACGATCCACCGAGCGTGCAGGCGCGGCTGGACGGGAAAATTCGCTCCGAGCCCGGCGTGCGGACGTTCGCGCGCGTCCGCCTCCGCGAGGACGGCGAGGAGACGGTCGCGGAGCCGGTGAGCGCGAGCGGGAGCGGCGTGCTCTCCAGCGTCGCGCTCGCGGACGGCTGGGTCGTCGTCCCCGAGCAGACGGAGGGTATCGACGCCGGCGAGACAGTCGCCGTCGAGAACTGGGAGGCGCACCGATGA
- a CDS encoding Hsp20/alpha crystallin family protein gives MSRLREALGSLPDSVFVDVLESDDAYAFVVDVPGATADTVDVRVEGRTLAVDARREKDVPVEFDYRSEERSLFLELELPLPPDATDEGASASVEDGVLDVRLPKRGDDSHSVPIEG, from the coding sequence ATGTCCCGCTTGCGCGAAGCGCTGGGGAGCCTGCCCGACTCCGTGTTCGTCGACGTCCTAGAGAGTGACGACGCCTACGCGTTCGTCGTCGACGTGCCGGGGGCGACCGCGGACACCGTGGACGTCCGCGTTGAGGGGCGGACGCTCGCGGTTGACGCGCGCCGCGAGAAGGACGTGCCCGTCGAGTTCGACTACCGCAGCGAGGAGCGGTCGCTGTTCCTCGAACTGGAGCTGCCGCTGCCGCCGGACGCCACCGACGAGGGGGCGTCCGCGAGCGTCGAGGACGGCGTGCTCGACGTGCGGCTGCCAAAGCGCGGCGACGACAGCCACAGCGTGCCCATCGAGGGGTAG
- a CDS encoding ABC1 kinase family protein produces MWGYLRDRRRFVLFGGKRRVTTEMRVARARRLLDSLLTLGPTFIKLGQLLSTRPDVLPPEYVEVLADLQDRVPPADYEDAKVVLEDELGPVEERFDDFDDEAISGASLGQVYTAKIDGEEVAVKVRRPDIEGLVEADLRVVRWTLPLVARFVGESRAFSLQNLADEFAKTIREEMDYAREAEMLTEIRGNFADDPSVVIPAVYETHSSNRVLTMEYVPGTKISDVEELDRRGIDREGVAETVERAYLQMIIEDGVFHADPHPGNLAVRDDGAVVFYDFGMSGRVDEFVQSKIVDFYVAVANQDIDAILDALIEMGTLSPEADRATMADVMELAIQDARGEDIETYRVQQIVGQVEDTIYEFPLRLPSNLALVLRVATVVEGVCVTLDPDFDFITVATDYLAEEGYREESVRQFAEETADQFQRSAQSAVRIPPKLESALDRVEREDLHVRADLEDSDGVVDRLARRVVLGLAFATSVPTTAFLYVEADLAAAGVMAAFTAAVGVGLYRSFRKRRGTLATPQFTRQNLGQRRED; encoded by the coding sequence GTGTGGGGGTACCTGCGCGACCGGCGGCGGTTCGTGTTGTTCGGCGGGAAGCGCCGCGTCACGACGGAGATGCGGGTGGCGCGCGCCCGCCGCCTGCTGGACTCGCTTCTGACGCTCGGCCCGACGTTCATCAAGCTCGGGCAGCTGTTGTCCACGCGGCCGGACGTGCTGCCGCCGGAGTACGTGGAGGTGCTGGCGGACCTCCAGGACCGCGTGCCGCCCGCGGACTACGAGGACGCGAAGGTCGTCCTCGAAGACGAACTCGGGCCGGTCGAGGAGCGGTTCGACGACTTCGACGACGAGGCCATCAGCGGCGCGAGCCTCGGGCAGGTCTACACCGCGAAGATAGACGGCGAGGAGGTCGCGGTGAAGGTGCGGCGGCCGGACATCGAGGGGCTCGTGGAGGCGGACCTCCGCGTCGTCCGGTGGACGCTGCCGCTGGTCGCGCGGTTCGTCGGGGAGTCGCGGGCGTTCAGCCTCCAGAACCTCGCCGACGAGTTCGCGAAGACCATCCGCGAGGAGATGGACTACGCCCGCGAGGCGGAGATGCTCACCGAGATTCGCGGGAACTTCGCGGACGACCCGAGCGTCGTGATTCCGGCGGTCTACGAGACGCACTCCAGCAACCGCGTGCTCACGATGGAGTACGTCCCGGGGACGAAAATCTCGGACGTCGAGGAGCTGGACCGCCGCGGCATCGACCGGGAGGGGGTCGCGGAGACCGTCGAGCGCGCGTACCTCCAGATGATAATCGAGGACGGCGTGTTCCACGCCGACCCCCACCCGGGGAACCTAGCGGTCCGGGACGACGGCGCGGTGGTGTTCTACGACTTCGGGATGAGCGGCCGGGTCGACGAGTTCGTGCAGTCGAAGATCGTGGACTTCTACGTCGCGGTCGCCAACCAAGACATCGACGCCATCCTGGACGCGCTCATCGAGATGGGGACGCTCTCCCCGGAGGCCGACCGCGCGACGATGGCGGACGTGATGGAGCTCGCGATTCAGGACGCCCGCGGGGAGGACATCGAGACGTACCGCGTCCAGCAGATCGTCGGGCAGGTCGAGGACACCATCTACGAGTTCCCGCTGCGCCTGCCGTCGAACCTCGCGCTCGTGTTGCGGGTGGCGACGGTCGTGGAGGGCGTCTGCGTCACCCTCGACCCCGACTTCGACTTCATCACCGTGGCGACCGACTACCTCGCGGAGGAGGGCTACCGCGAGGAGTCCGTGCGGCAGTTCGCCGAGGAGACCGCCGACCAGTTCCAGCGCTCGGCGCAGTCGGCGGTCCGCATCCCACCGAAACTGGAGTCCGCGCTCGACCGCGTGGAGCGCGAGGACCTCCACGTGCGCGCGGACCTCGAAGACAGCGACGGCGTCGTCGACCGGCTGGCGCGCCGGGTGGTGCTCGGGCTCGCGTTCGCGACGAGCGTCCCGACGACCGCGTTCCTCTACGTGGAAGCGGACCTCGCCGCGGCCGGCGTCATGGCCGCGTTCACGGCGGCGGTCGGGGTCGGGCTCTACCGGTCGTTCCGGAAGCGCCGCGGGACGCTGGCGACTCCGCAGTTCACGCGACAGAACCTCGGGCAGCGCCGCGAGGACTGA
- a CDS encoding aminotransferase class I/II-fold pyridoxal phosphate-dependent enzyme encodes MDVEPFELERWFAEYEHDADVMLAESGVRSLPADRFDTDPGDLGYVIPTAGAPDVRGTIAADYGRSADEVLCTVGTQEANFLAFQSLLSPGDHAVVVTPTYQSLHAVPDSICDVTRVPLDEPGWTLDVDAVAEAVRPETELVVVNNPNNPTGRKHPEDAMRALYEVAADNDAYLLGDEVYRLLAEDPVPPVASMGEYGISTASLSKAYGLAGLRFGWLAGPEEVVSAAERWKDYTTISPSKFGQHVARQVLDGESDDLRSEALAHVRENHEITAGWARDHGLDWPDPVGCNVFLRVPDGFEGSRDFCRTVVEDAGVVLAPGDCFSTGGESYDGYFRLGFGLPTDELREGLARVDDVL; translated from the coding sequence ATGGACGTCGAACCCTTCGAGTTGGAGCGGTGGTTCGCGGAGTACGAGCACGACGCCGACGTGATGCTCGCGGAGAGCGGCGTCCGCAGCCTCCCGGCGGACCGCTTCGACACCGACCCCGGCGACCTCGGCTACGTCATTCCGACGGCCGGCGCGCCCGACGTGCGCGGGACGATTGCCGCGGACTACGGCCGGAGCGCCGACGAGGTGCTCTGTACCGTGGGGACGCAGGAAGCGAACTTCCTCGCGTTCCAGTCGCTGCTCTCGCCCGGCGACCACGCGGTCGTCGTCACGCCGACCTACCAGAGCCTCCACGCCGTCCCCGACTCCATCTGCGACGTGACGCGAGTGCCGCTGGACGAACCCGGCTGGACGCTGGACGTGGACGCGGTCGCGGAGGCGGTGCGGCCCGAGACCGAGTTAGTGGTCGTCAACAACCCGAACAACCCGACCGGCCGCAAGCATCCCGAGGACGCGATGCGCGCGCTCTACGAGGTCGCCGCCGACAACGACGCCTACCTGCTCGGCGACGAGGTGTACCGGCTGCTCGCCGAGGACCCGGTCCCGCCGGTCGCGAGCATGGGCGAGTACGGCATCAGCACCGCCAGCCTCTCGAAGGCGTACGGGCTCGCCGGCCTCCGGTTCGGCTGGCTCGCCGGCCCCGAGGAAGTGGTCTCGGCCGCGGAGCGCTGGAAGGACTACACGACGATTTCCCCGTCGAAGTTCGGCCAGCACGTCGCTCGACAGGTCCTCGACGGCGAGTCAGATGACTTGCGGTCGGAGGCGCTCGCGCACGTCCGGGAGAACCACGAGATTACGGCGGGGTGGGCGCGCGACCACGGCCTCGACTGGCCCGACCCCGTGGGCTGTAACGTCTTCCTGCGCGTGCCCGACGGCTTCGAGGGGTCGCGGGACTTCTGCCGCACGGTCGTCGAGGACGCCGGCGTCGTGCTCGCGCCCGGGGACTGCTTCTCGACGGGCGGGGAGTCCTACGACGGCTACTTCCGGCTCGGCTTCGGGCTGCCGACTGACGAACTCCGCGAGGGGCTGGCGCGCGTCGACGACGTGCTCTGA
- a CDS encoding translation initiation factor IF-5A codes for MAKEQTEVRELQEGNYVMIEDTPCQINAYSTAKPGKHGSAKARVEAEGVFDGKKRSFSQPVDAKVWIPIIERKQGQVVSLESETVAQVMDLDTYETVTMQIPADLDLSADDNIEFLEFEDKRKILQ; via the coding sequence ATGGCGAAAGAGCAGACAGAAGTCCGGGAACTGCAGGAAGGCAACTACGTGATGATCGAGGACACGCCGTGTCAGATCAACGCCTACAGCACCGCCAAGCCCGGCAAGCACGGGAGCGCGAAGGCCCGCGTCGAGGCCGAGGGCGTCTTCGACGGGAAGAAGCGCAGCTTCAGCCAGCCCGTCGACGCGAAGGTCTGGATTCCCATCATCGAGCGAAAGCAGGGTCAGGTCGTCTCGCTGGAGTCCGAGACGGTCGCGCAGGTCATGGACCTCGACACCTACGAGACCGTGACGATGCAGATTCCCGCCGACCTCGACCTCTCGGCGGACGACAACATCGAGTTCCTCGAGTTCGAGGACAAGCGCAAGATTCTCCAGTAA
- the speB gene encoding agmatinase, translated as MFPGASPVDESADAPFDDADYVAVGAPLDVSTSFRPGARFGPDRIRKFARTFEDFHPATGTHFSELNVTDHGDVHAWHDTAEYLEYLEGVLTDVHWADAVPVLLGGEHTVSVAGVRAADPDVFVALDAHLDLREELGGDELSHSTVTRHALDVADEAVVVGARSGNEAEWERATESDVTVVEPGDAADWTPDFDGSVYLSVDIDAADPAYAPGTGTPEPFGLDSATMRDHVRALAPQSVGFDVVEVNDRDDGQAATLAAKLVREFVHAHADA; from the coding sequence ATGTTCCCCGGCGCCAGCCCCGTCGACGAGTCCGCGGACGCGCCGTTCGACGACGCGGACTACGTCGCCGTGGGCGCGCCGCTGGACGTCTCTACGTCGTTCCGTCCGGGCGCGCGCTTCGGCCCGGACCGCATCAGGAAGTTCGCGCGCACCTTCGAGGACTTCCACCCCGCGACGGGGACGCACTTCTCCGAGCTGAACGTCACCGACCACGGCGACGTCCACGCGTGGCACGACACCGCCGAGTACCTGGAGTATCTCGAAGGCGTCCTGACGGACGTCCACTGGGCGGACGCCGTGCCCGTCCTGCTCGGTGGTGAGCACACCGTCTCGGTCGCAGGTGTGCGCGCCGCTGACCCCGACGTGTTCGTCGCGCTGGACGCGCACCTCGACCTCCGCGAGGAACTCGGCGGCGACGAACTCAGTCACTCGACGGTCACCCGGCACGCGCTCGACGTGGCGGACGAAGCAGTCGTCGTCGGCGCGCGCTCGGGCAACGAGGCCGAGTGGGAGCGCGCCACCGAGAGCGACGTAACGGTCGTCGAACCCGGCGACGCCGCCGACTGGACGCCCGACTTCGACGGCTCGGTCTACCTGTCCGTGGACATCGACGCCGCGGACCCGGCGTACGCGCCCGGAACCGGGACGCCGGAGCCGTTCGGCCTCGACTCCGCGACGATGCGCGACCACGTTCGCGCGCTCGCGCCGCAGTCAGTCGGCTTCGACGTCGTGGAGGTCAACGACCGCGACGACGGCCAGGCCGCCACGCTCGCCGCGAAACTCGTCCGCGAGTTCGTCCACGCGCACGCCGACGCGTAG
- a CDS encoding Nif3-like dinuclear metal center hexameric protein has product MDLSDIVAKYDQRLRVDDYEDAATNGLQVGPGDAEIERVAFAVDAATATIEAAVEWGADLLVVHHGVVWGGIDAVTGREYDRVQALLDGDCALYAAHLPLDGHPELGNAARLADRLGLENRAPFGAHAGEHLGSRGTAPTGFTADELAATLDDELDPEGGVQVLDFGPDTIEDVAVLTGSGADWIREAEADGVDALVTGEGKQKLYHEAREAGISVFLAGHYATETLGVRALQSVADDWGVETTFLDHPTGL; this is encoded by the coding sequence ATGGACCTCTCGGACATCGTCGCGAAGTACGACCAGCGATTGCGCGTCGACGACTACGAGGACGCCGCAACGAACGGCCTGCAGGTCGGCCCCGGGGACGCCGAAATCGAGCGGGTGGCGTTCGCGGTGGACGCCGCGACCGCGACCATCGAGGCGGCCGTCGAGTGGGGCGCGGACCTGCTGGTCGTCCACCACGGCGTCGTCTGGGGCGGCATCGACGCGGTGACGGGCCGCGAGTACGACCGCGTGCAAGCGCTGTTGGACGGGGACTGCGCGCTGTACGCCGCCCACCTCCCGCTGGACGGCCACCCGGAACTCGGGAACGCCGCGCGGCTCGCCGACCGGCTCGGCTTGGAGAACCGCGCGCCGTTCGGGGCGCACGCCGGCGAACACCTCGGGTCGCGCGGCACGGCGCCGACGGGCTTCACAGCGGACGAACTCGCGGCGACGCTCGACGACGAACTCGACCCCGAGGGCGGCGTGCAGGTGCTTGACTTCGGCCCGGACACCATCGAGGACGTGGCGGTGCTGACCGGGAGCGGCGCGGACTGGATTCGGGAGGCCGAGGCCGACGGCGTGGACGCGCTCGTCACCGGCGAGGGCAAGCAGAAGCTCTACCACGAGGCACGGGAGGCCGGCATTTCGGTGTTCCTCGCGGGCCACTACGCCACGGAGACGCTGGGCGTGCGCGCGCTCCAGTCGGTCGCCGACGACTGGGGCGTGGAGACGACGTTCCTCGACCACCCGACCGGGCTCTGA
- a CDS encoding methyl-accepting chemotaxis protein: MGIARQFERVRGSYGAKLAVALLVVVAIAVGVGAMVYQQTNDQLQEDVRSELSATADARAAQLDAFLDNVRGQTRLASSRPELASGDRDQISSFLDELAASDSLPDGVAAVSYYDADSQQIVESSSDQLAGVDAGEQGAAFATDPPAFESADGVAVTAPFELDAVDFPVVAVLSPVDGAAEKRLVYLVNVNELTGGFGEVVDGSDTVVVNSEGTNVAHTDGSQVLASHEGSASMLERSLSESTFMNHGGTVMAAAPVAGADWTVMVHAPASQAFALGDYVASSVVGLILLTVVSLALVGVTLGSTTVVSLRQLSARADEMADGDLDTTIETNRNDEFGTLAASFRRMRDSLSESLSEAEAAKADAEAAREDAEAQREEAERARQSAQETARELEAAAADYDDAMTAVADGDLTRRVDADRDHDAMARVGRSLNAMLDDIEDSVAAASSFADHVSTAAASVDDGATAAMDASADVSGAVDEISDGATEQTERLHEVAGEVDDLSASAEEVAETVASLADTAGQAADAVEDGQDAADDAVATMDEVAEEAEAAAAAMDALDGEMDDLGEVVDVIADIAEQTNLLALNASIEAARTGAEGDGFAVVADEVKGLAEESHAAAQDVEDRLLDLQEQVSDVADEMRETSQHVADGRATVDETADALDDVVEFVAQTDSAAGEIREATDRQAEAASRVASAVDEVASISEETAAQSTDVADAADEQTETLSEVGDAAANLAERAVTLEDLLADFDARGDGGDLQ, encoded by the coding sequence ATGGGGATTGCCCGCCAGTTCGAACGAGTCAGGGGGAGCTACGGAGCGAAGCTCGCCGTAGCCCTACTCGTCGTCGTCGCGATTGCCGTCGGCGTCGGCGCGATGGTGTACCAGCAGACCAACGACCAGCTACAGGAGGACGTGCGCTCGGAGCTGTCCGCGACCGCGGACGCCCGCGCCGCGCAACTGGACGCGTTCCTCGACAACGTGCGCGGTCAGACGCGGCTTGCGTCCTCGCGGCCGGAACTGGCGTCCGGGGACCGCGACCAGATTTCGTCGTTCCTCGACGAGCTGGCCGCCAGCGACTCGCTGCCCGACGGCGTCGCCGCGGTCAGCTACTACGACGCCGACAGCCAGCAAATCGTCGAGAGCTCCAGCGACCAGCTAGCCGGCGTGGACGCCGGCGAGCAGGGCGCGGCGTTCGCCACGGACCCGCCGGCGTTCGAGAGCGCCGACGGCGTCGCCGTGACCGCGCCGTTCGAGCTCGACGCCGTCGACTTCCCGGTCGTCGCCGTGCTATCGCCCGTGGACGGCGCCGCCGAGAAGCGCCTCGTCTACCTGGTGAACGTCAACGAGCTCACCGGCGGCTTCGGCGAGGTCGTGGACGGGAGCGACACCGTCGTCGTGAACAGCGAGGGGACGAACGTCGCACACACCGATGGTTCACAGGTGCTGGCGAGCCACGAGGGCAGCGCGTCGATGCTCGAGCGCTCGCTGTCGGAATCGACGTTCATGAACCACGGCGGCACCGTGATGGCGGCGGCGCCCGTCGCCGGCGCGGACTGGACCGTGATGGTCCACGCGCCCGCGAGTCAGGCGTTCGCGCTCGGCGACTACGTCGCGTCCAGCGTCGTCGGGCTCATCCTCCTGACCGTGGTGAGCCTGGCGCTCGTGGGCGTGACGCTCGGCTCCACGACGGTCGTCTCGCTGCGCCAGCTCTCGGCGCGCGCCGACGAGATGGCCGACGGCGACCTCGACACCACCATCGAGACCAACCGGAACGACGAGTTCGGGACGCTCGCGGCGTCGTTCCGCCGGATGCGGGACTCGCTGTCCGAGTCGCTGTCGGAGGCGGAGGCCGCGAAGGCCGACGCCGAGGCCGCCCGCGAGGACGCCGAGGCCCAGCGCGAGGAAGCCGAGCGGGCCCGCCAGTCCGCCCAAGAGACCGCACGCGAACTGGAGGCCGCGGCCGCCGACTACGACGACGCGATGACCGCGGTCGCGGACGGCGACCTGACGCGGCGCGTGGACGCCGACCGCGACCACGACGCGATGGCGCGGGTCGGCCGCTCGCTGAACGCGATGCTCGACGACATCGAGGACAGCGTCGCCGCCGCGTCGTCGTTCGCCGACCACGTCTCCACCGCGGCCGCGAGCGTGGACGACGGCGCGACCGCCGCGATGGACGCCAGCGCGGACGTCTCCGGCGCGGTGGACGAGATTTCCGACGGCGCGACCGAGCAGACCGAGCGCCTCCACGAGGTCGCCGGGGAGGTCGACGACCTCTCCGCGAGCGCCGAGGAGGTCGCCGAGACGGTCGCGTCGCTGGCCGACACCGCCGGACAGGCCGCGGACGCGGTCGAGGACGGGCAGGACGCCGCCGACGACGCGGTCGCGACGATGGACGAGGTCGCGGAGGAAGCCGAGGCCGCGGCGGCCGCGATGGACGCCCTCGACGGCGAGATGGACGACCTCGGGGAGGTCGTCGACGTCATCGCGGACATCGCCGAGCAGACGAACCTGCTGGCGCTGAACGCGTCCATCGAGGCCGCGCGCACCGGCGCGGAGGGCGACGGGTTCGCGGTGGTCGCCGACGAGGTCAAGGGGCTCGCCGAGGAGTCCCACGCCGCCGCTCAGGACGTCGAGGACCGGCTGCTGGACTTACAGGAGCAGGTCAGCGACGTCGCCGACGAGATGCGCGAGACCAGCCAGCACGTCGCGGACGGCCGCGCCACCGTCGACGAGACCGCGGACGCCCTCGACGACGTCGTGGAGTTCGTCGCGCAGACGGACTCCGCCGCGGGCGAGATTCGGGAGGCGACCGACCGGCAGGCGGAGGCCGCCTCGCGGGTCGCGTCCGCTGTCGACGAGGTCGCCAGCATCAGCGAGGAGACCGCGGCGCAGTCCACGGACGTCGCGGACGCGGCGGACGAACAGACCGAGACGCTCTCGGAGGTCGGGGACGCCGCGGCGAATCTCGCGGAGCGCGCGGTCACGCTCGAAGACCTGCTCGCGGACTTCGACGCCCGCGGCGACGGGGGTGACCTGCAGTGA
- a CDS encoding bacteriorhodopsin encodes MTPETWFWVGAVGMALGTLLPVRDAIYNPSRRRFDAVLIGVTGIAAVAYALMAVGVGSLDVNGYTVQLARYADWLATTPLLVLYLAMLSRPGKRTYAVLVVADVVVIAAGIGAALTPAPEKWAFYAVGCVAYVALLYGLLRTLPAALGEDADPRVDATFTTLRNLTVVLWTLYPVVWLLAPTGIGVLQPEMEAIVVVYLDFISKVGFVAFAVLGADAIDRVVGATERAAPAPTTDDD; translated from the coding sequence GTGACGCCCGAGACGTGGTTCTGGGTCGGCGCGGTCGGCATGGCGCTCGGCACGCTGTTGCCCGTGCGCGACGCCATCTACAACCCCTCGCGGCGGCGCTTCGACGCCGTACTCATCGGCGTCACCGGCATCGCCGCGGTCGCGTACGCGCTGATGGCGGTCGGCGTCGGCAGCCTCGACGTGAACGGCTACACGGTCCAGCTCGCGCGGTACGCCGACTGGCTGGCGACGACGCCGCTGCTCGTGCTGTACCTCGCGATGCTCTCCCGCCCCGGGAAGCGGACCTACGCCGTGCTCGTGGTGGCAGACGTGGTCGTCATCGCGGCCGGCATCGGCGCGGCGCTGACGCCGGCGCCCGAGAAGTGGGCGTTCTACGCGGTCGGCTGCGTCGCGTACGTCGCGCTCCTGTACGGGCTGCTGCGCACGCTCCCGGCGGCGCTCGGCGAGGACGCCGACCCGCGCGTGGACGCGACGTTCACGACGCTGCGGAACCTCACGGTCGTGCTGTGGACGCTGTACCCGGTGGTGTGGCTGCTCGCGCCCACGGGAATCGGCGTCCTCCAGCCGGAGATGGAGGCCATCGTCGTCGTCTACCTCGACTTCATCAGCAAGGTCGGGTTCGTCGCGTTCGCGGTGCTGGGCGCCGACGCCATCGACCGCGTCGTCGGCGCGACCGAGCGCGCCGCCCCGGCGCCCACAACTGACGACGACTGA
- a CDS encoding FAD-dependent oxidoreductase, with translation MRDEYDLLIVGGGISGASLLYTAAKFTDIENIALVEKEDEIAAINSHSTNNSQTLHFGDIETNYTLEKAEDVKEGAELLAGYLEGADPDREMHSKRSKMVLGVGDEEVQKLEQRYHEEGFGDLYPKLRAIDREEIAELEPKVVEGRDPDEEMLALQTPDGYVVDYGMTAQSFVDEAKEVDGVDVYTGTEVEEINDTGDEFLVETDAGWFESDVAVVAAGSHSLQIAKQMGYGENMSLLPVAGSFFLAEDFLNGKVYTLQMKKLPFAAVHGDADVHDDSITRFGPTAKLVPTLERGELDTVGDFFDVFGLNVDSFLSYANILADRILFPYVVRNLVYDVPEIGKRTFLPEVQKVVPSATLDDIERAKGYGGVRPQIVDTEAKSLDMGEAKITGDGIIFNITPSPGASTCLKNAMRDTEQLLEFFDDDHEFDEDAFRDATIRNFPRLDDADADADDATASAAADD, from the coding sequence ATGAGAGACGAATACGACCTACTCATCGTCGGCGGGGGTATCAGCGGAGCTTCGCTGCTGTACACGGCCGCGAAGTTCACGGACATCGAGAACATCGCGCTCGTGGAGAAGGAAGACGAGATTGCGGCCATCAACTCCCACAGCACGAACAACTCCCAGACGCTGCACTTCGGGGACATCGAGACGAACTACACCCTCGAGAAGGCCGAGGACGTCAAGGAGGGCGCGGAGCTGCTCGCCGGCTACCTCGAGGGCGCCGACCCCGACCGCGAGATGCACAGCAAGCGCTCGAAGATGGTGCTGGGCGTCGGCGACGAGGAAGTCCAGAAGCTCGAACAGCGCTACCACGAGGAGGGCTTCGGCGACCTCTACCCGAAGCTCCGGGCCATCGACCGCGAGGAAATCGCGGAACTGGAGCCGAAGGTCGTCGAGGGACGTGACCCCGACGAGGAGATGCTCGCGCTCCAGACCCCGGACGGCTACGTCGTCGACTACGGGATGACCGCCCAGTCGTTCGTCGACGAGGCGAAGGAGGTGGACGGTGTCGACGTCTACACCGGTACGGAAGTCGAGGAGATCAACGACACGGGCGACGAGTTCCTCGTGGAGACCGACGCCGGCTGGTTCGAGAGCGACGTGGCCGTCGTCGCCGCGGGCTCGCACAGCCTCCAGATTGCCAAGCAGATGGGCTACGGCGAGAACATGAGCCTGCTGCCGGTCGCGGGGAGCTTCTTCCTCGCGGAGGACTTCCTCAACGGGAAGGTCTACACCCTCCAGATGAAGAAGCTCCCGTTCGCCGCCGTCCACGGCGACGCCGACGTCCACGACGACTCCATCACGCGCTTCGGGCCGACCGCGAAGCTCGTGCCGACGCTCGAACGCGGCGAACTCGACACCGTCGGCGACTTCTTCGACGTGTTCGGGCTGAACGTCGACTCGTTCCTGAGCTACGCGAACATCCTCGCCGACCGCATCCTCTTCCCGTACGTCGTCCGCAACCTCGTCTACGACGTGCCCGAAATCGGGAAGCGCACGTTCCTCCCGGAGGTCCAGAAGGTCGTGCCGAGCGCGACCCTCGACGACATCGAGCGCGCGAAGGGCTACGGCGGCGTCCGCCCGCAGATCGTGGACACCGAGGCGAAGTCCCTGGACATGGGGGAGGCCAAGATTACGGGCGACGGCATCATCTTCAACATCACGCCGTCGCCGGGCGCCTCCACGTGCCTGAAGAACGCGATGCGGGACACCGAGCAGCTGCTGGAGTTCTTCGACGACGACCACGAGTTCGACGAGGACGCGTTCCGCGACGCGACCATCCGGAACTTCCCGCGCCTCGACGACGCGGACGCCGACGCCGACGACGCCACCGCTAGCGCCGCCGCCGACGACTGA